The Anolis sagrei isolate rAnoSag1 chromosome 10, rAnoSag1.mat, whole genome shotgun sequence genome has a window encoding:
- the CSTF2 gene encoding cleavage stimulation factor subunit 2 isoform X1 — translation MAGLSVRDPAVDRSLRSVFVGNIPYEATEEQLKDIFSEVGPVVSFRLVYDRETGKPKGYGFCEYQDQETALSAMRNLNGREFSGRALRVDNAASEKNKEELKSLGTGAPIIESPYGDPVNPEDAPESISRAVASLPPEQMFELMKQMKLCVQNSPQEARSMLLQNPQLAYALLQAQVVMRIVDPEIALKILHRQTTVPSLIPGNPQAVPGQGPGPGPGPGPGLGPNAPMNQPNMPSSQPQPIQGGMHVNGAPPLMQPPMQGGVPAPGQMPTAVPGPGPLAPGGGMPGAGPMLLERGQVDNESDAFPSNAPPGNLQLSPVGPARPASIERVQVPMPDPRAPMQRGGPMPASGPPPRGLLGDAPNDPRGGTLLTVTGEETRSYLGPPHQGPPMHHMPSHDTRGLPPHEMRGGPMGDPRPLMGEPRGPLMDGRGGRDPRGMEPRGMEPRGMDARGMEPRGLEPRGMEPPRGMEPPRGMEPPRGMEPPRGMEPPRGMEPPRGMEPPRGMEPPRGMEPPRGMEPPRGMEPPRGMEPRGMEPPRGMEPPRGMEPPRGMDTRGMEPPRGMEPRGMEPRGMEPRGMDTRGMEPPRGMEPRGPGPSPRGPMTGPLNMGTSGPQGPRQVPNLPGAAMQATGMPGSGVQAATQPGGFSPGQNQVTPQDHEKAALIMQVLQLTADQIAMLPPEQRQSILILKEQIQKSTGAP, via the exons TGGGGAATATCCCATATGAAGCCACAGAGGAACAGTTAAAGGACATCTTCTCAGAGGTTGGACCTGTTGTCAGCTTCCG ATTGGTCTATGATAGAGAGACTGGCAAACCAAAAGGGTATGGCTTCTGTGAGTATCAAGACCAGGAAACGGCTCTCAGTGCCATGCGGAACTTGAACGGGCGTGAGTTCAGTGGGAGAGCCTTGCGTGTGGACAATGCTGCCAGTGAGAAGAACAAAGAAGAGCTAAAGA GCCTCGGTACCGGTGCTCCCATCATCGAATCTCCCTATGGAGACCCTGTGAACCCCGAAGATGCTCCTGAGTCCATCAGCAGGGCCGTGGCCAGCCTTCCACCTGAGCAGATGTTTGAGCTGATGAAGCAGATGAAA CTCTGTGTTCAGAATAGCCCCCAGGAGGCCCGGAGCATGCTGCTGCAGAACCCTCAGCTCGCCTACGCCCTGTTACAGGCCCAAGTTGTGATGCGTATTGTTGACCCAGAGATTGCTTTG AAAATTCTGCATCGCCAGACCACTGTCCCTTCGCTAATTCCAGGAAACCCACAAGCAGTTCCAGGGCAAGGACCTGGGCCTGGACCTGGACCTGGGCCTGGACTTGGTCCAAATGCACCAATGAACCAGCCAAATATGCCCTCCTCTCAGCCACAACCAATA CAGGGAGGCATGCACGTCAACGGAGCTCCACCTCTGATGCAGCCACCCATGCAAGGAGGCGTGCCGGCCCCAGGCCAGATGCCCACTGCAGTACCTGGCCCTGGGCCCTTGGCTCCAGGAG GTGGAATGCCAGGGGCTGGCCCAATGCTCTTGGAACGTGGGCAAG TGGACAATGAGAGCGATGCTTTCCCCAGTAATGCACCACCAG GGAACCTGCAGCTCTCTCCCGTGGGACCTGCCAGGCCTGCCTCTATTGAGCGAGTTCAAG TGCCCATGCCAGACCCCCGGGCTCCCATGCAGCGTGGTGGGCCTATGCCAGCCAGTGGGCCACCACCCCGAGGCCTTCTGGGAGATGCCCCAAATGACCCACGTGGGGGGACCTTGCTCACGGTCACTGGAGAAGAGACCAG AAGTTACCTTGGACCCCCCCACCAGGGGCCACCCATGCACCACATGCCCAGCCATGATACCCGGGGGCTGCCCCCACATGAAATGAGAGGTGGACCAATGGGAGACCCCAGACCCTTGATGGGAGAGCCACGAGGGCCCTTGATGGATGGCCGAG GTGGACGAGACCCCAGAGGCATGGAGCCCAGAGGCATGGAACCTAGAGGGATGGATGCCAGGGGCATGGAACCCAGAGGACTGGAACCAAGAGGCATGGAGCCACCCAGAGGGATGGAGCCACCCAGAGGGATGGAGCCTCCAAGGGGCATGGAGCCTCCAAGGGGCATGGAACCTCCAAGGGGCATGGAGCCCCCAAGGGGCATGGAGCCTCCAAGGGGCATGGAGCCCCCAAGGGGCATGGAGCCTCCAAGGGGCATGGAACCTCCAAGGGGCATGGAACCTCCAAGGGGCATGGAGCCCAGAGGGATGGAGCCGCCCAGGGGCATGGAGCCCCCCAGAGGCATGGAGCCGCCCAGGGGCATGGACACACGAGGCATGGAGCCCCCCAGAGGCATGGAGCCTAGAGGGATGGAACCCAGAGGCATGGAACCCAGAGGCATGGACACACGAGGCATGGAGCCCCCCAGAGGCATGGAGCCTAGAGGTCCTGGTCCCAGCCCAAGGGGCCCGATGACTGGTCCTCTTAACATGGGAACAAGTGGCCCACAAGGGCCTCGACAG GTTCCTAACTTGCCAGGGGCGGCAATGCAGGCCACAGGGATGCCGGGCTCAGGGGTACAGGCAGCCACCCAGCCTGGGGGGTTCAGTCCCGGCCAGAACCAGGTGACGCCTCAGGACCACGAAAAG GCTGCACTCATCATGCAGGTCCTCCAGCTGACGGCCGACCAGATAGCCATGTTGCCTCCGGAGCAAAGGCAGAGCATCCTCATCCTCAAAGAGCAGATACAGAAGTCCACGGGTGCCCCTTGA
- the CSTF2 gene encoding cleavage stimulation factor subunit 2 isoform X5 yields the protein MAGLSVRDPAVDRSLRSVFVGNIPYEATEEQLKDIFSEVGPVVSFRLVYDRETGKPKGYGFCEYQDQETALSAMRNLNGREFSGRALRVDNAASEKNKEELKSLGTGAPIIESPYGDPVNPEDAPESISRAVASLPPEQMFELMKQMKLCVQNSPQEARSMLLQNPQLAYALLQAQVVMRIVDPEIALKILHRQTTVPSLIPGNPQAVPGQGPGPGPGPGPGLGPNAPMNQPNMPSSQPQPIGGMHVNGAPPLMQPPMQGGVPAPGQMPTAVPGPGPLAPGGGMPGAGPMLLERGQGNLQLSPVGPARPASIERVQVPMPDPRAPMQRGGPMPASGPPPRGLLGDAPNDPRGGTLLTVTGEETRSYLGPPHQGPPMHHMPSHDTRGLPPHEMRGGPMGDPRPLMGEPRGPLMDGRGGRDPRGMEPRGMEPRGMDARGMEPRGLEPRGMEPPRGMEPPRGMEPPRGMEPPRGMEPPRGMEPPRGMEPPRGMEPPRGMEPPRGMEPPRGMEPPRGMEPRGMEPPRGMEPPRGMEPPRGMDTRGMEPPRGMEPRGMEPRGMEPRGMDTRGMEPPRGMEPRGPGPSPRGPMTGPLNMGTSGPQGPRQVPNLPGAAMQATGMPGSGVQAATQPGGFSPGQNQVTPQDHEKAALIMQVLQLTADQIAMLPPEQRQSILILKEQIQKSTGAP from the exons TGGGGAATATCCCATATGAAGCCACAGAGGAACAGTTAAAGGACATCTTCTCAGAGGTTGGACCTGTTGTCAGCTTCCG ATTGGTCTATGATAGAGAGACTGGCAAACCAAAAGGGTATGGCTTCTGTGAGTATCAAGACCAGGAAACGGCTCTCAGTGCCATGCGGAACTTGAACGGGCGTGAGTTCAGTGGGAGAGCCTTGCGTGTGGACAATGCTGCCAGTGAGAAGAACAAAGAAGAGCTAAAGA GCCTCGGTACCGGTGCTCCCATCATCGAATCTCCCTATGGAGACCCTGTGAACCCCGAAGATGCTCCTGAGTCCATCAGCAGGGCCGTGGCCAGCCTTCCACCTGAGCAGATGTTTGAGCTGATGAAGCAGATGAAA CTCTGTGTTCAGAATAGCCCCCAGGAGGCCCGGAGCATGCTGCTGCAGAACCCTCAGCTCGCCTACGCCCTGTTACAGGCCCAAGTTGTGATGCGTATTGTTGACCCAGAGATTGCTTTG AAAATTCTGCATCGCCAGACCACTGTCCCTTCGCTAATTCCAGGAAACCCACAAGCAGTTCCAGGGCAAGGACCTGGGCCTGGACCTGGACCTGGGCCTGGACTTGGTCCAAATGCACCAATGAACCAGCCAAATATGCCCTCCTCTCAGCCACAACCAATA GGAGGCATGCACGTCAACGGAGCTCCACCTCTGATGCAGCCACCCATGCAAGGAGGCGTGCCGGCCCCAGGCCAGATGCCCACTGCAGTACCTGGCCCTGGGCCCTTGGCTCCAGGAG GTGGAATGCCAGGGGCTGGCCCAATGCTCTTGGAACGTGGGCAAG GGAACCTGCAGCTCTCTCCCGTGGGACCTGCCAGGCCTGCCTCTATTGAGCGAGTTCAAG TGCCCATGCCAGACCCCCGGGCTCCCATGCAGCGTGGTGGGCCTATGCCAGCCAGTGGGCCACCACCCCGAGGCCTTCTGGGAGATGCCCCAAATGACCCACGTGGGGGGACCTTGCTCACGGTCACTGGAGAAGAGACCAG AAGTTACCTTGGACCCCCCCACCAGGGGCCACCCATGCACCACATGCCCAGCCATGATACCCGGGGGCTGCCCCCACATGAAATGAGAGGTGGACCAATGGGAGACCCCAGACCCTTGATGGGAGAGCCACGAGGGCCCTTGATGGATGGCCGAG GTGGACGAGACCCCAGAGGCATGGAGCCCAGAGGCATGGAACCTAGAGGGATGGATGCCAGGGGCATGGAACCCAGAGGACTGGAACCAAGAGGCATGGAGCCACCCAGAGGGATGGAGCCACCCAGAGGGATGGAGCCTCCAAGGGGCATGGAGCCTCCAAGGGGCATGGAACCTCCAAGGGGCATGGAGCCCCCAAGGGGCATGGAGCCTCCAAGGGGCATGGAGCCCCCAAGGGGCATGGAGCCTCCAAGGGGCATGGAACCTCCAAGGGGCATGGAACCTCCAAGGGGCATGGAGCCCAGAGGGATGGAGCCGCCCAGGGGCATGGAGCCCCCCAGAGGCATGGAGCCGCCCAGGGGCATGGACACACGAGGCATGGAGCCCCCCAGAGGCATGGAGCCTAGAGGGATGGAACCCAGAGGCATGGAACCCAGAGGCATGGACACACGAGGCATGGAGCCCCCCAGAGGCATGGAGCCTAGAGGTCCTGGTCCCAGCCCAAGGGGCCCGATGACTGGTCCTCTTAACATGGGAACAAGTGGCCCACAAGGGCCTCGACAG GTTCCTAACTTGCCAGGGGCGGCAATGCAGGCCACAGGGATGCCGGGCTCAGGGGTACAGGCAGCCACCCAGCCTGGGGGGTTCAGTCCCGGCCAGAACCAGGTGACGCCTCAGGACCACGAAAAG GCTGCACTCATCATGCAGGTCCTCCAGCTGACGGCCGACCAGATAGCCATGTTGCCTCCGGAGCAAAGGCAGAGCATCCTCATCCTCAAAGAGCAGATACAGAAGTCCACGGGTGCCCCTTGA
- the CSTF2 gene encoding cleavage stimulation factor subunit 2 isoform X2 has translation MAGLSVRDPAVDRSLRSVFVGNIPYEATEEQLKDIFSEVGPVVSFRLVYDRETGKPKGYGFCEYQDQETALSAMRNLNGREFSGRALRVDNAASEKNKEELKSLGTGAPIIESPYGDPVNPEDAPESISRAVASLPPEQMFELMKQMKLCVQNSPQEARSMLLQNPQLAYALLQAQVVMRIVDPEIALKILHRQTTVPSLIPGNPQAVPGQGPGPGPGPGPGLGPNAPMNQPNMPSSQPQPIGGMHVNGAPPLMQPPMQGGVPAPGQMPTAVPGPGPLAPGGGMPGAGPMLLERGQVDNESDAFPSNAPPGNLQLSPVGPARPASIERVQVPMPDPRAPMQRGGPMPASGPPPRGLLGDAPNDPRGGTLLTVTGEETRSYLGPPHQGPPMHHMPSHDTRGLPPHEMRGGPMGDPRPLMGEPRGPLMDGRGGRDPRGMEPRGMEPRGMDARGMEPRGLEPRGMEPPRGMEPPRGMEPPRGMEPPRGMEPPRGMEPPRGMEPPRGMEPPRGMEPPRGMEPPRGMEPPRGMEPRGMEPPRGMEPPRGMEPPRGMDTRGMEPPRGMEPRGMEPRGMEPRGMDTRGMEPPRGMEPRGPGPSPRGPMTGPLNMGTSGPQGPRQVPNLPGAAMQATGMPGSGVQAATQPGGFSPGQNQVTPQDHEKAALIMQVLQLTADQIAMLPPEQRQSILILKEQIQKSTGAP, from the exons TGGGGAATATCCCATATGAAGCCACAGAGGAACAGTTAAAGGACATCTTCTCAGAGGTTGGACCTGTTGTCAGCTTCCG ATTGGTCTATGATAGAGAGACTGGCAAACCAAAAGGGTATGGCTTCTGTGAGTATCAAGACCAGGAAACGGCTCTCAGTGCCATGCGGAACTTGAACGGGCGTGAGTTCAGTGGGAGAGCCTTGCGTGTGGACAATGCTGCCAGTGAGAAGAACAAAGAAGAGCTAAAGA GCCTCGGTACCGGTGCTCCCATCATCGAATCTCCCTATGGAGACCCTGTGAACCCCGAAGATGCTCCTGAGTCCATCAGCAGGGCCGTGGCCAGCCTTCCACCTGAGCAGATGTTTGAGCTGATGAAGCAGATGAAA CTCTGTGTTCAGAATAGCCCCCAGGAGGCCCGGAGCATGCTGCTGCAGAACCCTCAGCTCGCCTACGCCCTGTTACAGGCCCAAGTTGTGATGCGTATTGTTGACCCAGAGATTGCTTTG AAAATTCTGCATCGCCAGACCACTGTCCCTTCGCTAATTCCAGGAAACCCACAAGCAGTTCCAGGGCAAGGACCTGGGCCTGGACCTGGACCTGGGCCTGGACTTGGTCCAAATGCACCAATGAACCAGCCAAATATGCCCTCCTCTCAGCCACAACCAATA GGAGGCATGCACGTCAACGGAGCTCCACCTCTGATGCAGCCACCCATGCAAGGAGGCGTGCCGGCCCCAGGCCAGATGCCCACTGCAGTACCTGGCCCTGGGCCCTTGGCTCCAGGAG GTGGAATGCCAGGGGCTGGCCCAATGCTCTTGGAACGTGGGCAAG TGGACAATGAGAGCGATGCTTTCCCCAGTAATGCACCACCAG GGAACCTGCAGCTCTCTCCCGTGGGACCTGCCAGGCCTGCCTCTATTGAGCGAGTTCAAG TGCCCATGCCAGACCCCCGGGCTCCCATGCAGCGTGGTGGGCCTATGCCAGCCAGTGGGCCACCACCCCGAGGCCTTCTGGGAGATGCCCCAAATGACCCACGTGGGGGGACCTTGCTCACGGTCACTGGAGAAGAGACCAG AAGTTACCTTGGACCCCCCCACCAGGGGCCACCCATGCACCACATGCCCAGCCATGATACCCGGGGGCTGCCCCCACATGAAATGAGAGGTGGACCAATGGGAGACCCCAGACCCTTGATGGGAGAGCCACGAGGGCCCTTGATGGATGGCCGAG GTGGACGAGACCCCAGAGGCATGGAGCCCAGAGGCATGGAACCTAGAGGGATGGATGCCAGGGGCATGGAACCCAGAGGACTGGAACCAAGAGGCATGGAGCCACCCAGAGGGATGGAGCCACCCAGAGGGATGGAGCCTCCAAGGGGCATGGAGCCTCCAAGGGGCATGGAACCTCCAAGGGGCATGGAGCCCCCAAGGGGCATGGAGCCTCCAAGGGGCATGGAGCCCCCAAGGGGCATGGAGCCTCCAAGGGGCATGGAACCTCCAAGGGGCATGGAACCTCCAAGGGGCATGGAGCCCAGAGGGATGGAGCCGCCCAGGGGCATGGAGCCCCCCAGAGGCATGGAGCCGCCCAGGGGCATGGACACACGAGGCATGGAGCCCCCCAGAGGCATGGAGCCTAGAGGGATGGAACCCAGAGGCATGGAACCCAGAGGCATGGACACACGAGGCATGGAGCCCCCCAGAGGCATGGAGCCTAGAGGTCCTGGTCCCAGCCCAAGGGGCCCGATGACTGGTCCTCTTAACATGGGAACAAGTGGCCCACAAGGGCCTCGACAG GTTCCTAACTTGCCAGGGGCGGCAATGCAGGCCACAGGGATGCCGGGCTCAGGGGTACAGGCAGCCACCCAGCCTGGGGGGTTCAGTCCCGGCCAGAACCAGGTGACGCCTCAGGACCACGAAAAG GCTGCACTCATCATGCAGGTCCTCCAGCTGACGGCCGACCAGATAGCCATGTTGCCTCCGGAGCAAAGGCAGAGCATCCTCATCCTCAAAGAGCAGATACAGAAGTCCACGGGTGCCCCTTGA
- the CSTF2 gene encoding cleavage stimulation factor subunit 2 isoform X4 has product MAGLSVRDPAVDRSLRSVFVGNIPYEATEEQLKDIFSEVGPVVSFRLVYDRETGKPKGYGFCEYQDQETALSAMRNLNGREFSGRALRVDNAASEKNKEELKSLGTGAPIIESPYGDPVNPEDAPESISRAVASLPPEQMFELMKQMKLCVQNSPQEARSMLLQNPQLAYALLQAQVVMRIVDPEIALKILHRQTTVPSLIPGNPQAVPGQGPGPGPGPGPGLGPNAPMNQPNMPSSQPQPIQGGMHVNGAPPLMQPPMQGGVPAPGQMPTAVPGPGPLAPGGGMPGAGPMLLERGQVPMPDPRAPMQRGGPMPASGPPPRGLLGDAPNDPRGGTLLTVTGEETRSYLGPPHQGPPMHHMPSHDTRGLPPHEMRGGPMGDPRPLMGEPRGPLMDGRGGRDPRGMEPRGMEPRGMDARGMEPRGLEPRGMEPPRGMEPPRGMEPPRGMEPPRGMEPPRGMEPPRGMEPPRGMEPPRGMEPPRGMEPPRGMEPPRGMEPRGMEPPRGMEPPRGMEPPRGMDTRGMEPPRGMEPRGMEPRGMEPRGMDTRGMEPPRGMEPRGPGPSPRGPMTGPLNMGTSGPQGPRQVPNLPGAAMQATGMPGSGVQAATQPGGFSPGQNQVTPQDHEKAALIMQVLQLTADQIAMLPPEQRQSILILKEQIQKSTGAP; this is encoded by the exons TGGGGAATATCCCATATGAAGCCACAGAGGAACAGTTAAAGGACATCTTCTCAGAGGTTGGACCTGTTGTCAGCTTCCG ATTGGTCTATGATAGAGAGACTGGCAAACCAAAAGGGTATGGCTTCTGTGAGTATCAAGACCAGGAAACGGCTCTCAGTGCCATGCGGAACTTGAACGGGCGTGAGTTCAGTGGGAGAGCCTTGCGTGTGGACAATGCTGCCAGTGAGAAGAACAAAGAAGAGCTAAAGA GCCTCGGTACCGGTGCTCCCATCATCGAATCTCCCTATGGAGACCCTGTGAACCCCGAAGATGCTCCTGAGTCCATCAGCAGGGCCGTGGCCAGCCTTCCACCTGAGCAGATGTTTGAGCTGATGAAGCAGATGAAA CTCTGTGTTCAGAATAGCCCCCAGGAGGCCCGGAGCATGCTGCTGCAGAACCCTCAGCTCGCCTACGCCCTGTTACAGGCCCAAGTTGTGATGCGTATTGTTGACCCAGAGATTGCTTTG AAAATTCTGCATCGCCAGACCACTGTCCCTTCGCTAATTCCAGGAAACCCACAAGCAGTTCCAGGGCAAGGACCTGGGCCTGGACCTGGACCTGGGCCTGGACTTGGTCCAAATGCACCAATGAACCAGCCAAATATGCCCTCCTCTCAGCCACAACCAATA CAGGGAGGCATGCACGTCAACGGAGCTCCACCTCTGATGCAGCCACCCATGCAAGGAGGCGTGCCGGCCCCAGGCCAGATGCCCACTGCAGTACCTGGCCCTGGGCCCTTGGCTCCAGGAG GTGGAATGCCAGGGGCTGGCCCAATGCTCTTGGAACGTGGGCAAG TGCCCATGCCAGACCCCCGGGCTCCCATGCAGCGTGGTGGGCCTATGCCAGCCAGTGGGCCACCACCCCGAGGCCTTCTGGGAGATGCCCCAAATGACCCACGTGGGGGGACCTTGCTCACGGTCACTGGAGAAGAGACCAG AAGTTACCTTGGACCCCCCCACCAGGGGCCACCCATGCACCACATGCCCAGCCATGATACCCGGGGGCTGCCCCCACATGAAATGAGAGGTGGACCAATGGGAGACCCCAGACCCTTGATGGGAGAGCCACGAGGGCCCTTGATGGATGGCCGAG GTGGACGAGACCCCAGAGGCATGGAGCCCAGAGGCATGGAACCTAGAGGGATGGATGCCAGGGGCATGGAACCCAGAGGACTGGAACCAAGAGGCATGGAGCCACCCAGAGGGATGGAGCCACCCAGAGGGATGGAGCCTCCAAGGGGCATGGAGCCTCCAAGGGGCATGGAACCTCCAAGGGGCATGGAGCCCCCAAGGGGCATGGAGCCTCCAAGGGGCATGGAGCCCCCAAGGGGCATGGAGCCTCCAAGGGGCATGGAACCTCCAAGGGGCATGGAACCTCCAAGGGGCATGGAGCCCAGAGGGATGGAGCCGCCCAGGGGCATGGAGCCCCCCAGAGGCATGGAGCCGCCCAGGGGCATGGACACACGAGGCATGGAGCCCCCCAGAGGCATGGAGCCTAGAGGGATGGAACCCAGAGGCATGGAACCCAGAGGCATGGACACACGAGGCATGGAGCCCCCCAGAGGCATGGAGCCTAGAGGTCCTGGTCCCAGCCCAAGGGGCCCGATGACTGGTCCTCTTAACATGGGAACAAGTGGCCCACAAGGGCCTCGACAG GTTCCTAACTTGCCAGGGGCGGCAATGCAGGCCACAGGGATGCCGGGCTCAGGGGTACAGGCAGCCACCCAGCCTGGGGGGTTCAGTCCCGGCCAGAACCAGGTGACGCCTCAGGACCACGAAAAG GCTGCACTCATCATGCAGGTCCTCCAGCTGACGGCCGACCAGATAGCCATGTTGCCTCCGGAGCAAAGGCAGAGCATCCTCATCCTCAAAGAGCAGATACAGAAGTCCACGGGTGCCCCTTGA
- the CSTF2 gene encoding cleavage stimulation factor subunit 2 isoform X3 — MAGLSVRDPAVDRSLRSVFVGNIPYEATEEQLKDIFSEVGPVVSFRLVYDRETGKPKGYGFCEYQDQETALSAMRNLNGREFSGRALRVDNAASEKNKEELKSLGTGAPIIESPYGDPVNPEDAPESISRAVASLPPEQMFELMKQMKLCVQNSPQEARSMLLQNPQLAYALLQAQVVMRIVDPEIALKILHRQTTVPSLIPGNPQAVPGQGPGPGPGPGPGLGPNAPMNQPNMPSSQPQPIQGGMHVNGAPPLMQPPMQGGVPAPGQMPTAVPGPGPLAPGGGMPGAGPMLLERGQGNLQLSPVGPARPASIERVQVPMPDPRAPMQRGGPMPASGPPPRGLLGDAPNDPRGGTLLTVTGEETRSYLGPPHQGPPMHHMPSHDTRGLPPHEMRGGPMGDPRPLMGEPRGPLMDGRGGRDPRGMEPRGMEPRGMDARGMEPRGLEPRGMEPPRGMEPPRGMEPPRGMEPPRGMEPPRGMEPPRGMEPPRGMEPPRGMEPPRGMEPPRGMEPPRGMEPRGMEPPRGMEPPRGMEPPRGMDTRGMEPPRGMEPRGMEPRGMEPRGMDTRGMEPPRGMEPRGPGPSPRGPMTGPLNMGTSGPQGPRQVPNLPGAAMQATGMPGSGVQAATQPGGFSPGQNQVTPQDHEKAALIMQVLQLTADQIAMLPPEQRQSILILKEQIQKSTGAP; from the exons TGGGGAATATCCCATATGAAGCCACAGAGGAACAGTTAAAGGACATCTTCTCAGAGGTTGGACCTGTTGTCAGCTTCCG ATTGGTCTATGATAGAGAGACTGGCAAACCAAAAGGGTATGGCTTCTGTGAGTATCAAGACCAGGAAACGGCTCTCAGTGCCATGCGGAACTTGAACGGGCGTGAGTTCAGTGGGAGAGCCTTGCGTGTGGACAATGCTGCCAGTGAGAAGAACAAAGAAGAGCTAAAGA GCCTCGGTACCGGTGCTCCCATCATCGAATCTCCCTATGGAGACCCTGTGAACCCCGAAGATGCTCCTGAGTCCATCAGCAGGGCCGTGGCCAGCCTTCCACCTGAGCAGATGTTTGAGCTGATGAAGCAGATGAAA CTCTGTGTTCAGAATAGCCCCCAGGAGGCCCGGAGCATGCTGCTGCAGAACCCTCAGCTCGCCTACGCCCTGTTACAGGCCCAAGTTGTGATGCGTATTGTTGACCCAGAGATTGCTTTG AAAATTCTGCATCGCCAGACCACTGTCCCTTCGCTAATTCCAGGAAACCCACAAGCAGTTCCAGGGCAAGGACCTGGGCCTGGACCTGGACCTGGGCCTGGACTTGGTCCAAATGCACCAATGAACCAGCCAAATATGCCCTCCTCTCAGCCACAACCAATA CAGGGAGGCATGCACGTCAACGGAGCTCCACCTCTGATGCAGCCACCCATGCAAGGAGGCGTGCCGGCCCCAGGCCAGATGCCCACTGCAGTACCTGGCCCTGGGCCCTTGGCTCCAGGAG GTGGAATGCCAGGGGCTGGCCCAATGCTCTTGGAACGTGGGCAAG GGAACCTGCAGCTCTCTCCCGTGGGACCTGCCAGGCCTGCCTCTATTGAGCGAGTTCAAG TGCCCATGCCAGACCCCCGGGCTCCCATGCAGCGTGGTGGGCCTATGCCAGCCAGTGGGCCACCACCCCGAGGCCTTCTGGGAGATGCCCCAAATGACCCACGTGGGGGGACCTTGCTCACGGTCACTGGAGAAGAGACCAG AAGTTACCTTGGACCCCCCCACCAGGGGCCACCCATGCACCACATGCCCAGCCATGATACCCGGGGGCTGCCCCCACATGAAATGAGAGGTGGACCAATGGGAGACCCCAGACCCTTGATGGGAGAGCCACGAGGGCCCTTGATGGATGGCCGAG GTGGACGAGACCCCAGAGGCATGGAGCCCAGAGGCATGGAACCTAGAGGGATGGATGCCAGGGGCATGGAACCCAGAGGACTGGAACCAAGAGGCATGGAGCCACCCAGAGGGATGGAGCCACCCAGAGGGATGGAGCCTCCAAGGGGCATGGAGCCTCCAAGGGGCATGGAACCTCCAAGGGGCATGGAGCCCCCAAGGGGCATGGAGCCTCCAAGGGGCATGGAGCCCCCAAGGGGCATGGAGCCTCCAAGGGGCATGGAACCTCCAAGGGGCATGGAACCTCCAAGGGGCATGGAGCCCAGAGGGATGGAGCCGCCCAGGGGCATGGAGCCCCCCAGAGGCATGGAGCCGCCCAGGGGCATGGACACACGAGGCATGGAGCCCCCCAGAGGCATGGAGCCTAGAGGGATGGAACCCAGAGGCATGGAACCCAGAGGCATGGACACACGAGGCATGGAGCCCCCCAGAGGCATGGAGCCTAGAGGTCCTGGTCCCAGCCCAAGGGGCCCGATGACTGGTCCTCTTAACATGGGAACAAGTGGCCCACAAGGGCCTCGACAG GTTCCTAACTTGCCAGGGGCGGCAATGCAGGCCACAGGGATGCCGGGCTCAGGGGTACAGGCAGCCACCCAGCCTGGGGGGTTCAGTCCCGGCCAGAACCAGGTGACGCCTCAGGACCACGAAAAG GCTGCACTCATCATGCAGGTCCTCCAGCTGACGGCCGACCAGATAGCCATGTTGCCTCCGGAGCAAAGGCAGAGCATCCTCATCCTCAAAGAGCAGATACAGAAGTCCACGGGTGCCCCTTGA